Proteins encoded within one genomic window of Camelina sativa cultivar DH55 chromosome 19, Cs, whole genome shotgun sequence:
- the LOC104767011 gene encoding uncharacterized protein LOC104767011, with amino-acid sequence MAVIFHIRSNSLPSRLHPQAAHVDEQLARLRSSEEASTSSSSSICQKLDKLQDLHESLDKLIRLPVTQHALSQEKNKKAVEQLLDGSLRILDLCNISKDALSQMKEGLMEIQSILRRKRGDLSGEVKKYLASRRSLKKSFQKVLKSLKVKQDQECNDESLAAFGEAKTITVTLFDSLFSFMSGSKSCGKWSLVSKLMNQKKVSCEAQENEFTRVDSEFQSEKSLKMEDVQVLESCIQDLEDGLESLSKSLIKYRVSILNILGH; translated from the coding sequence ATGGCAGTCATCTTCCATATTCGATCTAACAGCCTTCCCTCTAGACTTCACCCACAAGCTGCTCATGTTGATGAGCAGTTGGCCCGATTAAGATCTTCCGAAGAAGCTTCAACATCTTCCAGCTCCTCTATCTGCCAAAAACTTGACAAACTTCAGGATCTACACGAGTCTCTTGACAAGCTTATTCGTCTACCTGTCACACAACACGCTCTATCtcaagagaagaacaagaaagctgTCGAGCAGCTTCTTGATGGATCTCTACGGATCCTGGATTTGTGCAACATTTCCAAGGATGCTTTGTCTCAGATGAAAGAGGGTCTCATGGAGATCCAATCGATTCTACGAAGAAAGCGAGGAGATCTATCGGGAGAGGTCAAGAAATACTTAGCCTCAAGAAGATCCCTAAAGAAGTCATTCCAAAAGGTCCTCAAGAGTTTGAAGGTCAAACAAGACCAAGAATGTAATGACGAATCTTTGGCAGCTTTTGGAGAAGCTAAAACTATTACAGTGACCCTTTTTGATTCTCTGTTCTCCTTCATGTCCGGATCAAAGTCTTGTGGCAAATGGTCATTGGTCTCAAAGCTAATGAACCAGAAGAAGGTCTCATGTGAAGCGCAAGAAAACGAATTTACAAGGGTGGACTCCGAGTTTCAATCTGAAAAGAGTTTGAAGATGGAGGATGTTCAGGTGCTAGAGTCATGCATTCAAGATCTTGAAGATGGACTTGAATCTCTCTCCAAGTCTTTGATTAAATACAGAGTCTCGATTCTTAACATCTTAGGCCATTAA